One Bacteroidota bacterium genomic window carries:
- a CDS encoding tetratricopeptide repeat-containing sensor histidine kinase has protein sequence MSKLKISALLLLLFTPLILAQPKLDSVLKSIQALDDTSKAGILSRICWDNRTNNPSLALKFGWEALGIYEKLGDSKNKGLILDYFGVIHSETGNLDSAYYYYNESFKYAKLVGDSTQIAYSYNNLGDYFFKNALYSAALENMMHAFHIFENIGDKQGMAYALNDIGEVYLIQQDYAKALDYFKRSAALRLERDDKRGYAKSLINIANAYTQLGELDKAKESFLKAIENSKAINYLKGVSQALRGMSEVYFKKRELKTALEYSRKSIEIDIKIENKYGEIINTNIMAKIYMELGDLVAAQKSLDFAKSESEKTGHLDQLLVVYEYLTDLAVMQGDYKQAYIALREHALLKDKIFSQTTLNKIADLQTAFMTERKDRENEVLRKDVEYQKVTTSFLIIVSILVIGGILLMILRYKSEKKAKLLLVELNSSKDRFFSILAHDLKNPFFAVKNLAEILHDDYEEMDDEERKDMAKSINKTSGHLSQLLNNLLTWARAQRGELVVNPVELKVSDIFSTVMESFESSASAKNIKVMIKLPEDVGFTGDRYILETILGNLLNNAIKFSYPDSSIQMEATKKSDSLELSVLDHGTGMDENVRQSLFDNSLNESTSGTGNEKGTGLGLKLVKELADIHKCKISVESEPGRGSKFTLAVPL, from the coding sequence TTGAGCAAGCTGAAAATTTCCGCTCTACTTCTTCTGCTGTTTACTCCGCTGATTCTTGCCCAGCCCAAATTGGACAGCGTTCTTAAATCAATACAGGCCCTCGACGACACTTCCAAAGCAGGTATTCTCTCCCGCATCTGCTGGGACAACAGAACCAATAACCCCTCACTCGCCCTGAAATTCGGCTGGGAGGCTCTCGGTATTTACGAAAAGCTCGGTGATTCGAAAAACAAAGGTTTGATACTCGACTATTTCGGTGTAATTCATTCGGAAACTGGGAATCTGGACTCTGCCTACTACTATTACAATGAGTCGTTCAAGTATGCAAAACTGGTCGGCGACTCTACTCAGATAGCCTACTCCTACAACAATCTTGGTGACTATTTTTTCAAAAATGCACTCTACTCTGCCGCTCTCGAAAACATGATGCATGCTTTTCATATTTTCGAAAATATCGGTGACAAGCAAGGAATGGCTTATGCCCTCAACGACATCGGTGAGGTGTATCTGATACAACAGGACTATGCAAAAGCTCTCGATTACTTTAAAAGATCTGCAGCTCTCAGGCTCGAGAGAGACGACAAAAGAGGTTATGCAAAATCCCTCATTAACATCGCAAATGCCTATACACAGCTCGGAGAACTCGACAAAGCCAAAGAATCTTTTTTAAAGGCAATTGAAAACAGCAAAGCGATAAACTATCTAAAAGGCGTCAGCCAGGCGCTCCGCGGTATGAGTGAGGTATACTTTAAAAAGAGAGAACTCAAAACCGCTCTTGAATATTCCCGGAAATCGATTGAAATCGACATAAAAATTGAAAACAAGTACGGGGAGATAATAAACACCAACATAATGGCAAAAATTTACATGGAGCTTGGAGATCTGGTTGCCGCACAAAAATCCCTCGATTTTGCAAAATCAGAATCTGAAAAAACGGGTCATCTGGATCAACTGCTCGTCGTTTACGAATACCTGACCGACCTTGCTGTGATGCAGGGTGACTACAAACAGGCTTATATCGCTCTGAGAGAACATGCACTTCTGAAGGACAAAATATTCAGTCAAACTACATTGAACAAAATAGCAGACCTCCAGACTGCTTTCATGACCGAAAGAAAAGACCGGGAAAATGAAGTGCTTAGAAAAGATGTCGAATACCAGAAGGTGACAACCTCTTTCCTGATCATTGTTTCCATCCTCGTCATCGGCGGAATTCTCCTGATGATTCTTCGTTACAAATCGGAGAAAAAAGCCAAACTTCTTTTGGTGGAATTAAACTCTTCAAAAGACAGGTTCTTTTCCATTCTGGCTCACGATCTTAAAAACCCCTTCTTTGCGGTAAAAAATCTTGCCGAAATTTTGCACGATGATTATGAGGAGATGGACGATGAAGAAAGAAAGGACATGGCAAAGTCGATTAACAAAACATCGGGACATCTTTCTCAACTGCTGAACAACCTTCTTACATGGGCAAGGGCTCAGAGGGGAGAGCTTGTGGTCAACCCCGTCGAGTTGAAAGTCTCTGATATATTTTCCACTGTTATGGAATCATTTGAATCTTCTGCAAGTGCCAAGAATATTAAAGTGATGATTAAATTGCCGGAGGATGTTGGTTTTACAGGCGACAGATATATTTTGGAGACAATTCTGGGTAATCTGCTCAATAATGCCATAAAATTTTCATATCCCGACAGTTCCATCCAAATGGAAGCGACAAAAAAATCTGACTCCCTGGAGCTCTCTGTTCTTGACCACGGGACAGGAATGGACGAAAATGTTCGACAGTCACTTTTCGATAACAGTCTGAACGAGTCAACCTCGGGGACCGGAAACGAAAAGGGAACGGGTCTTGGCTTAAAACTGGTTAAAGAACTCGCTGATATTCACAAATGCAAAATATCTGTCGAATCGGAACCGGGAAGAGGCAGCAAATTTACTCTTGCCGTACCTTTGTGA
- a CDS encoding HAMP domain-containing histidine kinase, giving the protein MNKIRSVFTFSVRNIFFWILFLFISFFMIFSVFSIFSIRKILQNSVDNSLRHETEKLLNTLSYENDSIRIVSNVELAERDFHEITQHPFLLQIYDLNGKNLLLSENIGKFNQIEKPLADPLELPLYDDVEIGENNLRVYYSAINSREGKKAILQLSTLNNELFRRLDESIKYHALLIFITILVIIPVSVYISRRTFRPVKEIVNVAKSISANNLNGRIENQAEPEDPIGGLRDTLNQLFNRLEFEFSQISGFNNNASHQLMNPLTAMKTEIEFAMRRERTKQEYMDAFRVLDSQTEKMIAIVKKLLTLSKIKMEGEKNGSIINLSKIVEDSAGKDNKRILSEIEHSVFVKGDADLIAMVVGNLVENGLKYSDENEKVVLALKRVNGTASIIVEDNGIGIPEEEREKVFTSFYRATNAEKYGINGYGLGLSLAKTIISGFDGNISLTDNSPKGTKITVTFPAINVEQD; this is encoded by the coding sequence ATGAATAAAATCAGAAGCGTCTTTACTTTTTCTGTCAGAAACATCTTTTTTTGGATACTCTTCCTTTTCATCTCCTTTTTCATGATTTTTTCCGTCTTTTCGATTTTTTCGATCAGAAAAATTTTGCAAAACTCGGTGGACAACAGCTTAAGGCACGAAACTGAAAAACTTCTGAACACCCTCTCTTACGAAAACGATTCCATCAGGATTGTAAGCAATGTAGAGCTTGCCGAAAGGGATTTTCACGAAATCACACAGCACCCCTTCCTGCTTCAAATTTATGATTTGAACGGTAAAAACCTTCTTTTAAGCGAAAACATCGGTAAATTCAATCAAATCGAAAAGCCCCTTGCCGATCCGTTGGAACTTCCCCTCTACGATGATGTGGAAATCGGTGAAAACAATCTCCGGGTATATTACTCCGCAATCAATTCCAGGGAGGGCAAAAAAGCAATTCTGCAACTCTCGACACTTAACAACGAACTTTTTAGAAGGCTTGACGAATCGATCAAGTACCATGCACTCCTGATTTTTATCACTATTCTGGTTATAATTCCGGTCTCTGTTTACATCTCGCGAAGAACTTTTCGTCCGGTTAAGGAGATTGTGAATGTTGCAAAGTCGATTTCTGCAAACAATCTGAACGGCAGAATCGAAAACCAGGCTGAACCCGAAGACCCCATCGGCGGACTCCGCGACACTCTGAACCAGTTGTTCAACCGGCTCGAATTTGAGTTCTCACAAATAAGCGGCTTCAACAACAATGCCTCGCATCAGTTGATGAATCCCCTTACTGCCATGAAAACAGAAATTGAATTTGCAATGCGGCGGGAGAGAACCAAACAGGAATACATGGATGCTTTCAGGGTTCTCGATTCTCAAACGGAAAAAATGATTGCCATTGTTAAAAAACTTCTCACCCTCTCAAAAATTAAAATGGAGGGAGAGAAAAACGGCTCGATTATCAATCTGTCGAAAATCGTTGAAGATTCCGCAGGAAAAGACAATAAAAGAATTTTATCTGAAATCGAACACTCAGTGTTTGTGAAAGGCGATGCAGACCTCATTGCGATGGTTGTCGGGAATCTGGTCGAGAACGGTCTGAAATATTCGGATGAAAATGAAAAAGTTGTACTCGCTCTAAAGCGGGTAAACGGTACCGCATCCATTATTGTCGAGGATAACGGAATTGGAATCCCCGAAGAAGAGAGGGAAAAGGTCTTCACAAGTTTCTATCGGGCTACCAATGCTGAAAAATATGGCATTAACGGGTATGGACTTGGCTTATCCCTCGCTAAAACGATTATAAGCGGGTTTGATGGCAATATTTCACTTACCGACAATTCTCCCAAAGGAACAAAAATTACTGTTACTTTCCCTGCGATTAATGTGGAACAGGATTAA
- a CDS encoding response regulator transcription factor, giving the protein MNILIVDDEEQLTLSLKKLFQEEGHNATIAFDGERGWELLQNLKFDIIILDWVMPKLNGIDLCRRIRKEGISTPIILLTAMGNVSNVVEGLNHGADDYITKPFSFEELIARVMAVSRRYDKTNEVIHFDVFSLDLLARTLECSAGNIKLTEKEFDILKFFLENRNKLVSKENIIKGVWGLDFIPQTNFVEASIKNIRKRLAEFSEKKFIKNVYGEGYFFSVDE; this is encoded by the coding sequence ATGAACATCCTTATCGTTGATGATGAAGAACAACTTACCCTCTCCCTGAAGAAACTTTTTCAGGAGGAAGGGCATAATGCAACCATCGCTTTTGACGGCGAAAGAGGGTGGGAATTGCTGCAAAACCTCAAGTTTGATATCATTATTCTCGACTGGGTGATGCCAAAACTGAACGGCATCGATCTCTGTCGCAGAATCCGGAAGGAAGGCATCTCGACCCCCATTATTCTTCTGACCGCAATGGGAAATGTCTCAAATGTTGTCGAGGGCCTCAACCACGGTGCAGACGACTACATCACAAAACCCTTCTCATTTGAAGAACTGATTGCAAGGGTGATGGCTGTCAGCAGAAGATACGACAAGACAAACGAGGTGATCCATTTCGATGTTTTCTCTCTCGATCTTCTTGCCCGCACACTTGAGTGTAGTGCCGGGAATATAAAACTCACCGAAAAAGAATTTGATATCCTTAAATTCTTTCTCGAGAACAGAAACAAACTCGTTTCAAAAGAAAACATTATCAAAGGGGTCTGGGGGCTCGATTTCATTCCCCAAACCAACTTTGTAGAAGCTTCAATAAAAAACATCAGAAAAAGACTCGCAGAGTTTTCTGAAAAGAAATTTATAAAAAATGTCTATGGTGAAGGCTATTTTTTCTCGGTTGATGAATAA
- a CDS encoding T9SS type A sorting domain-containing protein, translated as MKRILTLLLVALTFAANAQNYVGVQSCQMCHQGTLRTFPGFNSWKATLHSKIHLLPSTETMKGDYSQTVSMGAAYGNATVTFRTSGADYFIQLNPVGGSQVEYKVDYTYGGGWKQRYLVKIGLSYYIPPVQWNLKKYLDNSTGNWAAYNPQNWFTSTGALKPQDNVFRAKSWDKNCAGCHVVPGNNTNTVTVNVSGTDTSWTYGWANSSSADNIVVGCESCHGHPSAFAGPGHVNKLTDLSYDRKLDVCGQCHFRGTSKGKVFEYPYDEVTGKTYPVGEDLAGYVTYKGGLWPDGKTSKQHHQQSMDFKYAKHFNSNFGITCVTCHDPHQETAQSHQLKQDFNSLTPGIGCVSCHADKAAETGGINNHTKHSQSISQCVNCHMTQNATTARAYDISNHSFMPIRPNLTITYANVTGGQINTCAVSCHRNGQGTRGTGYAFGITDATLTDWSESTDIALADTLWRYYQAMWGIVGLEKEESGVPTEFALNQNFPNPFNPTTTISFNVAKTANMRLEIFNAAGELVNILVNQELAPGTYKYQWDSRAAAGYTVPSGIYFYRLVSDNVNLATKKMILMK; from the coding sequence ATGAAAAGAATCCTAACCCTGTTGCTGGTTGCACTCACTTTTGCAGCCAATGCACAAAATTATGTTGGAGTACAATCCTGCCAGATGTGTCATCAGGGAACGCTCCGTACTTTCCCCGGCTTCAATTCGTGGAAAGCGACATTACACTCTAAAATCCATCTTCTCCCTTCGACTGAGACCATGAAAGGTGACTATTCACAAACCGTCTCGATGGGTGCTGCATATGGAAACGCTACCGTTACTTTCCGCACCTCCGGAGCAGATTATTTTATACAATTAAATCCTGTTGGCGGCTCACAAGTTGAATACAAAGTTGACTACACTTACGGTGGTGGCTGGAAACAGAGATACCTCGTAAAAATTGGCTTAAGCTATTATATTCCACCCGTACAGTGGAACCTCAAGAAATATCTTGACAACTCCACCGGAAACTGGGCGGCTTACAATCCGCAGAACTGGTTTACATCAACCGGTGCCTTGAAACCTCAGGACAATGTATTCCGTGCAAAATCATGGGATAAAAACTGTGCCGGATGCCATGTCGTTCCGGGTAACAACACCAATACAGTTACTGTAAATGTAAGTGGCACCGACACATCATGGACTTACGGCTGGGCAAACAGCAGCAGCGCTGACAATATAGTTGTTGGTTGCGAATCATGCCACGGACATCCTTCTGCATTCGCAGGACCGGGCCATGTCAACAAACTTACCGACCTTTCATACGACAGAAAACTTGATGTTTGCGGTCAGTGCCATTTCAGAGGAACCAGCAAGGGTAAAGTCTTCGAATATCCGTATGATGAAGTAACCGGTAAAACCTATCCTGTTGGCGAAGATCTCGCTGGATATGTAACTTACAAAGGCGGCTTGTGGCCCGATGGAAAAACATCGAAACAACACCACCAGCAGTCGATGGATTTCAAATACGCCAAACACTTTAACTCCAATTTTGGAATTACCTGCGTTACCTGCCATGATCCTCATCAGGAAACAGCTCAGTCGCATCAGTTGAAACAGGATTTCAACTCCCTTACACCGGGTATCGGTTGCGTTTCATGCCACGCTGACAAAGCTGCTGAAACTGGCGGTATCAACAACCACACAAAACATTCACAGTCAATCAGCCAGTGCGTTAACTGCCACATGACTCAGAATGCCACCACTGCAAGAGCTTATGACATTTCAAACCACAGCTTCATGCCAATCAGACCAAACCTGACCATTACTTATGCTAATGTCACCGGCGGTCAGATTAACACCTGTGCGGTTTCATGCCATAGAAACGGTCAGGGAACAAGAGGTACAGGTTATGCTTTCGGTATCACTGATGCAACTCTTACAGACTGGTCAGAATCAACAGATATCGCTCTCGCAGATACACTCTGGAGATATTATCAGGCAATGTGGGGAATCGTTGGTCTTGAAAAAGAAGAATCAGGAGTTCCAACAGAGTTCGCTCTAAACCAGAACTTCCCGAATCCTTTTAACCCGACTACAACGATTTCATTCAATGTAGCAAAAACAGCCAACATGCGTCTTGAAATCTTCAACGCAGCAGGCGAACTCGTGAACATCCTTGTAAATCAGGAACTTGCTCCCGGAACATATAAATATCAGTGGGACAGCAGAGCCGCCGCCGGTTATACAGTACCAAGCGGAATCTACTTCTACAGACTCGTTTCCGACAATGTAAATCTTGCTACCAAGAAAATGATCTTAATGAAGTAA
- a CDS encoding DUF4249 domain-containing protein — MKITGLIFIVLISLLNLSCDEEFAPKLPFEEKLFVYSSLKGDSTKQIIVVAKSYDVSNFNPSSNTISPEIAGCLVEVTQDGATYRFRDTLIDRSDSNRYGKKMPAYVSTEFKPQAEKPVTAKIVTPEGKVLEAVTVVPPQVYVEKSVFAIGYDRKNSIAGRYTLQWRTQDLYLYVPKMEIFYMRDDKPGVFSIEVPTDYLTVNKQLQIVYPTFNTNRWISFDYRAIDSTMEKISAGYDFKGMFRVLRAELRLLVYDTNLAKYYSSVNGYLDPYSVRLDENVFTNVKGGLGVFGSYMLTREILLFDLDYVDSFGYRVR, encoded by the coding sequence ATGAAAATCACCGGACTGATCTTTATTGTCCTGATTTCTCTCTTAAACCTCTCCTGTGATGAGGAGTTTGCTCCTAAACTCCCGTTTGAAGAGAAGCTGTTTGTATATTCTTCGCTTAAGGGAGACTCGACAAAGCAGATAATTGTAGTCGCAAAAAGCTACGATGTTTCAAATTTTAATCCCTCCTCGAATACAATATCCCCCGAGATAGCCGGGTGTCTTGTGGAGGTTACACAGGATGGAGCCACATACCGGTTCCGCGATACGCTCATTGACAGGTCGGATTCCAATCGTTACGGGAAGAAAATGCCCGCATATGTATCCACTGAATTTAAACCGCAGGCGGAAAAACCGGTTACCGCAAAAATTGTCACTCCTGAGGGGAAGGTGCTGGAGGCTGTCACTGTTGTCCCGCCGCAGGTGTATGTGGAAAAATCGGTTTTTGCAATCGGTTACGACCGTAAGAATTCAATTGCGGGAAGATATACACTGCAATGGAGAACTCAGGACCTCTATTTGTATGTCCCCAAAATGGAGATATTTTACATGCGTGATGATAAGCCGGGGGTTTTCTCAATCGAGGTACCGACTGACTACCTTACCGTAAATAAACAACTTCAAATCGTCTATCCAACATTCAACACCAACAGATGGATCTCGTTTGATTACCGTGCAATCGACTCGACAATGGAGAAGATATCTGCGGGCTACGATTTCAAAGGGATGTTCAGGGTTCTTAGGGCTGAACTGAGACTTCTGGTTTATGATACAAATTTGGCAAAATACTACTCAAGTGTAAACGGATATCTCGATCCCTATTCAGTCAGACTCGATGAAAATGTCTTTACAAATGTGAAAGGCGGTCTGGGAGTCTTCGGTTCCTATATGCTTACCAGAGAGATATTGTTGTTTGACCTCGATTATGTCGACTCATTCGGTTACAGAGTGAGATGA